A stretch of the Kushneria konosiri genome encodes the following:
- a CDS encoding GNAT family N-acetyltransferase, with amino-acid sequence MSSTIRFRRATARDVAALTSLVTSAYRGESSRSGWTTEADLLEGERIAPEVLRADIERPDSHIIIAERPGDSTHELVACAHVARDGEAGYFGMFAVRPWLQGHGIGQAVLAEAERTTREELGLERLRMTVIDVRLELIAWYERRGYHRTGEYLPFPYGDERFGTPKRDDLRFAVLEKILT; translated from the coding sequence ATGAGCAGCACGATCCGTTTTCGCCGAGCCACTGCACGCGATGTGGCAGCGCTGACGAGCCTTGTGACCTCGGCCTATCGGGGCGAGTCCAGTCGTAGCGGCTGGACCACGGAAGCCGACCTGCTCGAGGGCGAGCGCATCGCCCCCGAGGTGCTGCGTGCCGACATCGAGCGTCCTGACAGCCATATCATCATTGCCGAGCGCCCGGGCGACAGCACTCACGAACTGGTGGCCTGCGCCCACGTGGCCCGTGATGGGGAGGCCGGCTATTTCGGCATGTTTGCCGTGCGCCCCTGGCTGCAGGGTCACGGCATCGGTCAGGCCGTGCTGGCCGAGGCGGAACGGACGACCCGCGAGGAGCTGGGTCTTGAGCGGCTGCGCATGACCGTCATCGATGTCCGGCTGGAGCTGATCGCCTGGTATGAACGTCGCGGCTACCATCGCACCGGCGAGTATCTGCCCTTTCCCTACGGCGATGAACGCTTTGGCACACCAAAGCGCGATGACCTGCGCTTTGCAGTGCTTGAGAAAATCCTGACCTGA